The DNA segment TGGCTGGCGCATGCCCAAGCGTGAGCTGTGGCGCCTGCGTGGGCCGATCCTGACGTTGGCCGTGGGGCTGGTGCTGTTTACCGTGGTGGGCGCCGGGTACTTTATCCACTGGTTGTTGCCGAGCATTCCCTTGCCGGTGGCTTTCGCCCTGGCGGCAGTGTTGTCGCCGACGGATGCGGTGGCGGTGTCGGCGATTTCCCAGAACCGCTTGCCCACGCCTTTGATGCACATGCTTCAGGGCGAGGCCTTGATGAATGATGCGTCGGGCCTGGTGACCTTCAAGTTCGCCCTGGTGGCGGCGTTGACTGGGGTATTTTCCCTGGCCGATGCCAGCCTGACATTTGTGCTGGTGGCGGTCGGTGGCCTGGCCATTGGCGTAGCCTTGAGCTGGCTGGTGGGGCGCCTGCGGGCCTGGATGATTGCCCGGGGCTGGGATGATCCGGCGACCCATGTGGTGTTTATGTTGCTGCTGCCGTTTGCGGCGTATGTGTTGGCTGAACGCCTGGGCGCCTCGGGGATTCTCTCGGCCGTGGCGGCGGGCATGATGCAGAGCTGGCTGGACCTGCTGCCACGCCAGACCAGTACACGCTTGCTCAATCGCAGTGTCTGGTCGTTGCTGGAGTTTGCCTTCAACGGTTTGATCTTCCTGCTGCTGGGCCTGCAGTTGCCGGACATCATCAAGGCGGTGACCAGTCACGAAGCCACGCTGTGGCCGACCTTGTTCTATCGCTGCCTGGACGTGATCGCGATCTTCCTGGTGTTGTTGGTGTTGCGGTTTATCTGGGTACAGAGCATTTGGCGTCTGTCCGGTCTGCTGCGTCGCCTGCGCGGTAAAAGTGAGCTGACACTGGTGCCCACCGCGCGGTCCTGCTGGCTGTTGACGGTTGGCGGGGTGCGCGGGGCGGTGACCCTGGCCGGTGTGATGTCAGTACCGTTGCTGATGGCGCCTGGCCAGGCGTTTCCCGAGCGCGACCTGCTGATCTTCATTGCCGCCGGGGTAATCCTGTTGTCATTGGTCGCCGCCTGTATCGCCTTGCCCTTGTTGTTGCGGGGGATCGAGAAGAGCCCGGATGACAAGCGGCGCGGCGAGGTGCGTGATGCCTGGAAGAAAACCGCCGAAGCCGCGATTCATGCCCTGGAAGCAGAGGAGGCCGCCGACGCGGCGCCCCTGGATGCGGCCCAGGCTGCACTGGCGGCAGAGCTCAAGGCACGGATCATGTCGGAATATCGCCATCAACTGGAGGTGTTCAATGACTCGGCCGAAGCCCAGGCGCTGGCGCTGCAGATGGATCATCTGGAGCGCAAGTTACGGCTCAAGGCCCTGCGCGCGCAGCGATTGGAGCTGTATAGCCTGAGCCGTCACCACCAGATTGGCGATGACGTGCTGCGCGAAGTGCTGGCCGACCTGGATATGAGTGAGGCCAACCTGGGGACCCAGAAGTAGCCGTGTGGGCTGACTTACCCCTGTTGCCCTTGCGCGATCTCAACGCGCAGGCCGCTCCTGGGCGGGAGCGGCCCCTGTCATCAACGACGACGCTGGATGAAGTTGCGCATCCGTTCGGCGGCTTCAACACATTCGGTCAATGGCGCAACCAATGCCAGGCGCACCCGTCCGGCCCCTGGATTGAAGCCATCCACTTCCCGCGACAGGTACGAGCCCGGCACCACGGTCACATGTTCTTCCGCGAACAA comes from the Pseudomonas shahriarae genome and includes:
- a CDS encoding Na+/H+ antiporter, which gives rise to MQTAYTVLILLMLVSVSRLVGRVIPLPLPLVQIAAGALLAWPTLGLHVALDPELFLFLFLPPLLFSDGWRMPKRELWRLRGPILTLAVGLVLFTVVGAGYFIHWLLPSIPLPVAFALAAVLSPTDAVAVSAISQNRLPTPLMHMLQGEALMNDASGLVTFKFALVAALTGVFSLADASLTFVLVAVGGLAIGVALSWLVGRLRAWMIARGWDDPATHVVFMLLLPFAAYVLAERLGASGILSAVAAGMMQSWLDLLPRQTSTRLLNRSVWSLLEFAFNGLIFLLLGLQLPDIIKAVTSHEATLWPTLFYRCLDVIAIFLVLLVLRFIWVQSIWRLSGLLRRLRGKSELTLVPTARSCWLLTVGGVRGAVTLAGVMSVPLLMAPGQAFPERDLLIFIAAGVILLSLVAACIALPLLLRGIEKSPDDKRRGEVRDAWKKTAEAAIHALEAEEAADAAPLDAAQAALAAELKARIMSEYRHQLEVFNDSAEAQALALQMDHLERKLRLKALRAQRLELYSLSRHHQIGDDVLREVLADLDMSEANLGTQK